AGCCGCTTGCCGGCGCGGTACAGCACGAAAGTGGGGACGCCATGCAGCGAGAAGCGCCTTCCCAGCGCTTCGTCCGCGTAGACATCGGCTTCGAACCAGGTCAGCCCCAATTCCAGCAGCGCGTCCCGATGCAGCAAGGCGGTCTGCTTGAAAATATTGCAGTTATAGCAATCCTGTCCCCAGAGGAACACGCAGCGCAGATCCGTCCCCGGCGCCTGCACCACCGCCGCGTCGAATCCCTCGGTGTCGACATGGCGCATGCCGAACACCTGGAATATCTGGGCGGGGTCGAACCGGGGATCCGTCATGGCGCGCTGCCTGTTCAGCCCTGGCCGGCGGACACCACGACCAGCGCGGGACGCAGGGTCCGGTCGGCGATGGCATAGCCCTTTTGCAGCAACTGGACCACCGTATTGGCGGGCTGCTCCGCGGGGATGGACGAAATGGCTTGGTGCTGGTGCGGATCGAACTTGTCGCCCTGCGCCGGCGCGATTTCCTTGAGCAGATTGCGCTCGAAGGCGGCCGTCAGCTGCTTCAGGGTCACTTGGACGCCTTCGCTCAGGGTTTCAACGGTTTGCTCGGGCTGGGCCAGGGCAGCTTCCAGGCTGTCCTTGACCGGGACCAGGCTTTCCGCGAACGACTCGATACCGAACTTGCGCGCCTTGGACACATCTTCCTGGGCGCGGCGGCGCACGTTTTCGGCTTCGGCCCGAATGCGCAGAAGCTGGTCCTGCTGCTCATTGACGGTAGCCTGGGCCGCGTCCAGCTGGGCGCGCAACTCGTTCAGCTCGGCCTGCACGGCGTCCTCGGCGGCGGAGGCCGCATCGGCGTTCTGGCCGACTTCGGGCGTCTGATCTACAGGCTCGTTGGGTGCCGTCATGGGGAATCCTCCAAAAAGTATGGCTTTCGCAGACATGAATGGGGGCCAATACCCCTATTTCAAGCCCGGGAAAGCAAATATTCCCTGACGGCGCCGGGTAAGAGAGGCAGGCGGAATGTAGTCAAAAATCCGCCCAATTTCTGCCAATTGCCGTCAAATATCAGACTGCAAGCATAAATTCAACACTTCCCGACGCCATCCGGCAAATGGCGGACGCCCTCCGGCAGGCTACTTCTTGTGGGGCTGCGCGGGCGCGGCGGGATCGCTGGCGGGAAAACTGTCCTTCAGGGCGCGGTCCACGTCGCGATCCTCGTCCGGCTCCGGGCTGATTGCGATGGGATCGCTGGCGGGGAAGGTCTCGGCAAGCGCCTCATCCAACTCGTGTTCCACCTGATCTTCGTCCACCGGGGTACTGACCCGCCCCTTTTTGACGACCTTTCCAGTCTTGGGATCATGCTGCATGCGCCTTCTCCTTCAAGTCCGTGATTTGCGTAGGCCACCCCTGCAAGTGGCGTGCCACCAGGTCGGCCAGCCCTGCGATCCAGGCCGGATCGTCGTTGATCGCCGGAATGTAGCGGAAACGCTTGCCGCCGGCCTCGATAAAGGCGTCGCGGCATTCCAGACTGATCTCTTCCAGGGTTTCCAGACAGTCTGCCACAAAACCCGGGCACACCACATCGACCTCGGTCACGCCGGCGGCGGCCAGCGCCTTCAGGGTGGGTTCGGTATAGGGTTCCAGCCAGCGGGCGGTGCCGAAACGGCTCTGGAAGGTCACTTCGATCTGTTCGCGCGGCAGCGACAGACGCTGGCCCAGCAGGCGCGCCGTTTCCATGCAATCGCGGTAGTACGGATCGCCCAGTTCGATCGAATAGCGCGGCAGGCCGTGAAAGCTCATGACCAGCTTCTGCGGTTTGCCGTGCTCCTGCCAGTAGCGCTCGATGCGGCCAGCCAGCGCGTCCAGATAGGCCGGCTCTTCATGGAAACGCTTGATGAAGCGCAGCTCGGGCTGGTCGCGCAGGCGGCCTGCGTGGCGGGTGACCGCATCGACGACCGTGGCGGTGGTGCTGGCGGCGTACTGCGGATAGAGCGGCACGGTGAGTATGCGTTCACAGCCCTGCCGGCGCAGCCGAGAAATGGCGTCGGGGATCGAGGGGTTGCCGTAGCGCATGCCCAACTCCACCACGGCGTCGATTCCAGCCTCGGCCAGGGCTGCGCGCACGCCATCGGCCTGGCGCTGGCTGTACACCATCAGGGGCGAGCCTTCCTTCATCCAGACGCCGGCGTAGCGCGGCTCCAGCTTCTTGGGCCGCATCGTCAGCACGAGGCAATGCAGGATGGGCTTCCACAGATAGCGCGGGATCTCGATCACGCGCGGGTCGGACAGGAACTCGCCAAGGTATTTGCGTATGTCCTGCTTACCCGGGGTGTCCGGGGTGCCCAGGTTCACCAGCAGCACGCCGACCTTGGCCGGCCCGCGCGGCGCGGGGTCTTCGTTGAAGGGGTCCTCCTGCTCGGGTTCCGGCAGATAGCGCTCAGGCCACAGGTACTTGAACAGGCGAAGAAACACAAACACTCCCCTTCCTCCGCAAGGAGGACGTAGCTTCGGATGGACCTACTGGTTGTGGCTGAGGGCGTTGGACAGCAAGCGCGCCGTGATATCCACGATGGGAATGACGCGTTCGTAGGCCATGCGCGTGGGACCGATCACGCCCAGGGTACCCACGACCTTGCCGTCCACGCCGTAAGGCGCGGTGATGACCGAGACCTCTTCCATCGGCACCAGCTGCGAATCGCCGCCGATGTAGATCTGCACGCCCTGGGCCCGGGTGGACACGTCCAGGAGCTGCAGCAGGTCGGTTTTTTTCTCGAACAGCGAAAACATCTTGCGCAGGCGGTCCATGTCGGAGGCGATGTCGGTCACGTCCAGCAGCTTGCGCTCTCCGGAGATGACCATGGCGTCGCCGTCTTCAGCGGCTTCCGCGCTGGCTTCGACCGCGGCCTGCATCAGGCGCGAGATATCCTCGCGCAATTGCGCCAGTTCGGTCGACAGGGTTTGCCGCACGACATTGAAAGACTTGCCGGCGAAATGCATGTTGAAGAAATTGCCGGCTTCCAGCAGTTCCGCTTCGGCATAGTCGCGCTGCACGAAAAGAATTCGGTTCTGGACATCGCCGTCAGGCGTGACGATGATGAGCAGCACGCGCTTGTCGGACAGGCGAATGAATTCGATCTGGCGGAAAACCTGGGCGCGCTTGGGCGTGAGCACCACGCCCGCGAACTGGGTCAGGTTGGACAGCAGGGCCGCTGCGGCGTTGACGGCGCGCGTGGGTTCGGCGGCCGCCAGCATCTCGCCCATGTTGTGCGGTTCGAGCTGGTAGGACTGCACCGCCAGCAACGAATCGACGAACATGCGGTATCCCCGCGGCGTGGGCACGCGGCCGGCGGAGGTGTGCGGGCTGTGGATCAGTCCCAGTTCTTCGAGATCCGCCATCACATTGCGGATCGTGGCCGGGGACAAGTCGAATACTTTCGATAGCGTCCGCGAGCCGACTGGCTGCCCATCGGCGATATAGCGTTCGATCAACGCTTTCAGTAGTGCGCGTGCGCGGTCATCCATAACAAGTATTTTAGGGAATCTTTTTCAATTGAGGCGATTTTTGTCCCGCAAGCACATATGCGGCCCCATATAATCGGCTAAACCGCCCATTCCGGGCAGGTTTCGGCTTCTGGTCCGGCCTTTTTTGATACGCAAGCAGCCATGCATTTTCCTACCGTAGCCCTGATCGGCAGATACCAGGACACCGGCCTGGACACACCGCTGAGAGCACTCGCCCACGCGCTGACGCAAGCGGGCCGGCAGGTGCTCATCGATGCGGACACGGCGCGCAACACCGGGCTGACCGAATACCCCGTCGCCACGCTCGAGGAAATCGGCAAGACCGCGTCGCTGGCCGTCGTCATGGGCGGCGACGGCACCGTGCTGGGCGCCAGCCGCCACCTCGCTCCTTATGGCATGCCGCTGGTCGGCATCAACCACGGACGCCTGGGCTTCATCACCGACATCGCGTTGCAGGACGCGCACGGCGCCCTGGCGCGCGTGCTCGAAGGCAGCTTCCAGATCGAGGAACGCATGCTGCTCGAAGGCAGCGTGTGGCGTGGCGACCAGAAGATGTACTCCGCGTCCGCGCTGAACGACGTGGTGCTGAACCGCGCGGGACGCGGCGGCATGATCGAAGTGCGGGTCGAGCTGGACGGCGCGTTCATGTACACGCAGCGCGCCGACGGCCTGATCATCGCCACCCCCACGGGCTCCACCGCGTACGCGCTGTCGGCCAACGGCCCCATCCTGCATCCGGGCATGAACGCCATGGTGCTGGTGCCCGTGGCGCCGCAGACGCTGTCCAACCGCCCCATCGTCATTCCCGACAGCGGCGTGCTGAACATGACGCTCACGGCCATGGGCCGCGTGGAAGTCGGCGCCAGCGTGCATTTCGACATGCAGACCTGGTCCGACCTGCAGCCGGGCGACCGCATCGTCGTACAGCGCGCGCCCTATACCATCCGCTTCGTGCATCCCGAAGGCTACAGTTTCTTCTCCACCCTGCGCCGCAAGCTGCACTGGAACCTGATGCCCGAAGCCTCCGACAACGTAGAGTAGTAAGCGCCCCGACATGCTGCGCACCCTGCATATCCGCGACTTCGTCATCGTCGAACAGACCGAGATCCATTTCGGCCCCGGCTTCACCGTCTTTTCCGGCGAGACCGGCGCGGGCAAATCCATCCTGGTGGACGCGCTGGCGCTCGCGCTGGGCGAACGCGGCGACGCCAGCATGCTGCGCGAGGGCGCGCCGCGCGCCGACATCACCGCGGTCTTCGATACCCCCAAGGGCCTGATCGCCTGGCTGCAAGAACGCGAGATCGACGCCGACACGGAACTGTCCTTGCGCCGCGTCATCGATGCCCAGGGCCGCAGCCGCGCCTACATCAACGGCACGCCCGCGACCGTGGCGCAATTGCGCGAACTGGGCGACAGCCTGGTCGATATCCACGGCCAGCACGCGCACCAGAGCCTGATGCGCGCCGACGCCCAGCGCGATCTGCTGGACGCCCACGGCGGCCACGGCGAATTGCGCACCGCGGTCGGCCAGGCCTGGAAGCAATGGCGCGCGCTGGCGCGCCAGCTGGAATCCGCCGAAAAGGACGCCGCAAGCCTGGCTACCGAACGCGACCGCCTGCAATGGCAGGTCGACGAGCTCGACCAGCTGAATCTCGGCCCCGACGAATGGGATGCGCTGCAGTCCGAGCACACGCGCCTGTCGCACGCGCAATCCCTGCTGGACGGCGCCAACCAGATCCTCGAAGGGCTGGACGGCGAAGGCGATTCCGCGCACCACCGGCTCACCTCGGCCAACCACCGCATCCAGCAGATGCTGCGCCACGATCCCGGCCTGCAAGGCGTCTACGACGAACTGGAATCGGCCCGCATCGCGATCAGCGAGGCCGTCTCCGACCTGAACAACTACGTCAGCCGCGTCGATCTCGATCCGCAGCGGCTGGTGGCGGTCGAGGCGCGCCTGGGCCTGGTATTCGAAACCGCTCGCAAATTCCGCGTCGAGCCCGACGCGCTTTGCGAGCTGCGCGACACGCTGCACGCCCAGCTTGCGGCGCTGCAGGCCGCAGGCGACATCGACGCCCTGCGCGCCCAGGCGCAGGCCGCACAGGCGCAATACGACGCCGCGGCGACCAAGCTGACGACCGCACGCCGCAAGATCGCCAAGGACCTGGGCAAGCAGGTCACGCGGGCCATGCAGACGCTGGCCATGCAGGGCGGCAAGTTCGAACCCACACTGGCCGAATCGGCGCCCTCCGCGCATGGCAACGAACAGGTCGAATTCCTGGTGGCCGGCCATGCCGGCACCACGCCGCGGCCGCTGGCCAAGGTGGCATCGGGTGGCGAACTGTCGCGGATTTCGCTGGCGCTGTCCGTCATCGCCAGCCGCGCCGCGCGCGTGCCCACACTGATCTTCGACGAAGTCGACAGCGGCGTGGGCGGCGCGGTGGCCGAGGCCGTCGGCAAGCTGCTGCGCGAACTCGGCGAACGCCATCAGGTGCTGTGCGTGACCCACCTGCCCCAGGTCGCGGCCTGCGCCAACAACCAGTTCCTGGTCAGCAAGGCGGAATCGCGCGGCGCCACCCGCTCCAGCATCGAAGAACTGGACGCGCCCTCCCGCGTGGAGGAAATCGCGCGCATGCTGGGCGGAATCAAGCTCACCGCGACCACCCGCGAACACGCCCGCGAGATGCTGGAAGGTTTCGGGCAGAACTGAAGCGCTGGCCGGCCTTGTTACGGCGGAGCACAGAAAAAAGGGCCGATTCGCGCCATAAAAAAATCCCCTTCATATTGAAGGGGATTTGGATCTTACGGACCCGCCGCGAGCGTAGCCGCGGGTCGTATGCAGGGCCGGGTCAGCGGCCCTTCATGCAGCTGCCGCAAATGCCGTACAACACCATGGCGTGGCTTTCCAGCGCGAAGGCGTTGTCCTTGGCAATCTTTTGCTGGCGCTTCTCGATCTCGGGATCCGAAAACTCGACCACCTTGCCGCAATTCGTGCAAATCAGGTGATCATGGTGATCGCCGTCGTTGAGCTCGAACACCGCCTTGCCGCTGTCGAACTGGCTGCGGGCAAGGATGCCGGCCTGTTCGAACTGGGTCAGGACGCGGTAGACGGTTGCCAGCCCGATTTCGACGTTTTCGCCGATCAGGGCGCGATAGACGTCTTCGGCGCTCAGGTGCCGTTGGTCCGATTTCCGGAAAATATCAAGAATTTTCAGGCGGGGAAACGTCGCCTTCAAACCCATGTTCTTCAGTTCGCTTTGGTCGCTCATGGTGTAATCGCTCTCCGTCCGCGTTGGCATGGGCAGGATAGGTTCACCGCGAGCCGGCTCACCGAAATCATGCCGCCACGCGGAACTATCCTTATGAAACCTTTATGATAACGGTTTTGTCTGCTTCCAAATAATAGGGGCGCGTAGTGTCCATGATTGCACGAATTCCCTCCCGCTCGCTGAAGACCGGCCTGGCAGTGGCCGCTCTGGCCGTCGCCCTGGCTGGATGCTCGGGGGACAAGTGGGGCTTCCCCTACAAGGCCGGCGTCCAGCAAGGAAACTGGATCACCCAGGAACAGGTCGCCCTGCTGCAGCCTGGCATGACGCGCGAACAGGTGCGCTTCGCCCTCGGCAGCCCGACGCTGACCAGCGTGCTGCACGCCAACCGCTGGGACTACCCCTACTACTACAAGCCTGGCTACGGCGACGCCCAGGAACGCAAATTCACCGTCTGGTTCGAAAACGACCGGCTGACCCGCTGGGAAGGCGACAAGCAGCCTGAGCTGCAGCCTTACCAGATCAATACGCCCGACGCCGTCGCCGACGAAAAGGCGGACAAGCGCCTCATCGAAGACGAAACCCGCCAGAAGGAAGAGGAAGACCAGCGCAAGCGCGACTCCGCCGCCCCGGTCAGCCCCCTCAACCAGTACCCTGGCCAGCCCGGCAACGCCCCCGAGCCGCTCAAGTAACACCAAGGACTATCTATGCGTATCGCAATTGCCGGCGCCAGCGGCCGTATGGGCCAAATGCTGATCGAAGCCGTCCTGAACGCCTCCGGCCTGCAGCTCGCAGTGGCGCTGGACCGCCAGGGCTCGGCGGCGCTGGGCCAGGACGCCGGCGCGCCGCTGGGCAAGCAGACGGGCGTGGCCATCACCGATGACCTCGACGCTCTGGCCCTGGCCGACTGCCTGATCGACTTCACCCGTCCGGAAGGCACGCTCGAACACCTGCAGGCCTGCGTCAAGCACGGCGTGAACGCCGTCATCGGCACCACCGGTTTCGACGACAACGGCCGCGCCGCGATCGAAGTCGCCGCCCAGAAGATCGGCATCGTCTTCGCGCCCAACATGAGCGTGGGCGTGAACGCCACGCTCAAGCTGCTGGACATGGCCGCGCGCATCCTGAACTCCGGCTACGACGTCGAAGTCTTCGAAGCGCACCACCGCAACAAGGTCGACGCGCCTTCGGGCACCGCGCTGAAAATGGGCGAAACCATCGCTTCGGCCTGGAACGTGGCCCTGCCGGACGTCGCCACCTGGAGCCGCCATGGCGATACCGGCGTGCGCAAGCCCGGCACCATCGGCTTCTCCGTGCTGCGCGGCGGCGACATCGTCGGCGACCATACCGTGTCCTTCTGCGGCACCGGCGAACGCATCGAGATCACGCACCGCTCGGCCAGCCGCGCCACCTACGCGGAAGGCGCCCTGCGCGCCGCCCGTTTCCTGGAAGGCAAGCACAACGGCCTGTACGACATGCAATCGGTGCTGGGCCTCTGAAGCCCTCGCCTGCAAGAAAAAGGACCCTGCGGGGTCCTTTTTCTTGCCCGGCCCAAACGACCTCACACCACCACGGGTTCCGGTTCAAGCCGCACGCCGTAGCGCTCGGACACCGCCGCCTGGATGGCATGCGCCAAGCCCATGATGTCGGCTGCCGTGGCCCCGCCGCGGTTGACCAGCACCAGGGCCTGGCGCTCATGCACGCCTGCGGCCCCCAGCGAGCGGCCCTTCCAGCCGCATTGGTCTATCAGCCAGCCGGCTGCGAGCTTGTAGCCGCCATCGGGCTGGGCGTAAGACACCAGGCCGGGAAAACGCTCCAGCAGCCCGTCCCGCACTTGCGCCGACACGATGGGGTTCTTGAAAAAGCTGCCTACGTTGCCCGTCACCGCCGGATCGGGCAGCTTGGCGCGGCGGATCTCACACACCGCGTCGAAGATGTCTCGGGCGGCTGGCTGCCCCGCCGCCAGCCGCGCGTGGCGCTGCAGGTCGGGGTAACCCAGCACCGGCCGCCACGGCCGGGGCAAGGCGAAACGCACGCTCACGATGACCCACCGTCCGGACTCGTCGTGCTTGAACACGCTGTCGCGATAGGAAAAGCGGCAATCGGCCACGCTCATTTCGACCTGGCGGCCTGCGCGCACGTCCCAGGCGGTCAGGCTGTGGAAGCGTTCCTGCAGTTCGACGCCGTAGGCGCCGATATTCTGCACCGGCGCCGCGCCCACCGTACCCGGGATCAACGCCAGGTTTTCCAGCCCGTCCCAGCCCTGGTTCACGCAGGTTTCGACAAAGCCGTGCCAGGTCTCACCGCCCGCCGCCTCGATCAGCCAGGCATCCGGCCGGGCTTCCAGCAGGCGCACGCCCTTGAACGCGACGCGCGCCACCAGTCCCGGCACCTGGCTCGGCAACACCAGATTGCTGCCCCCGCCCAGCACCAGCAGGGAGGACGCCTCGTGCGCCAGCTGCGACAGCGCCGGCAGCTGCGCCGCATCCTCCAGGGTCACAAAGGCCCCGGCCCGCGACGCCAGGCCCAGCGTATTCAACCGGGTGAGATCCTGGCTAACGGGAGACAAGTCGGGGGACGGAAGGACTTTGGAGGAAGAATTTGACATGGGTGCTGCGGATTGCTATAGTTTCTGTCTTCGCTCATATTACTTGATTGAGTGCTTGCCCTGAATTTCGGGCTTTGTTCGAAAACTGCTTGCAGTGAGCAAATCCAAATAAGTCCAGGCCAAGACAAGCTCAAAAAAATCATGTAGAATGCGCGCCTTCTGATCGATAACCAAGTTGATCAGAGTGAATAAGAAAACAGGTTCTGGCTGTTCAAGTGCAGAACCCATGCGGGAGTAGCTCAGTTGGTAGAGCGCAACCTTGCCAAGGTTGAGGTCGCGAGTTCGAGACTCGTCTCCCGCTCCAAATTTTGATTTCCAGATCTTTTCTGGAAATTCTTGAGAAAGGGCCCTCCGGGCCCTTTTTTCATTTCTGCTCGAAAATCGGGCATTTCTCCACGCTGCCTGCGGCCATATCGCGCCGCCCCTCTCCGGCACGAATCCCCTAGCCGCCACGCACGCGGCCTATGACATACACGCCCCTTGGCCTGCGCCATTCATCCTGGACGCCAGGACAATTTTCGTGGATTCGAGGAAGTCCACGCCCTGCCCGGCTTGCGTACCATTCATTACGTCCTAGGACAAAGAAAGCGGCGCGGTGGCAGAGTGGTCATGCGGCAGATTGCAAATCTCCTGAGGTTGGTTCGATTCCAGCCCGCGCCTCCAAGACCAGCCTGGCATGTCGGCCCATAGGGTACGGGTGCCGGGACGCAGCCGCCCTGGCGGCACGCCAAGGAGATCGCCTTGATTCAAGTCACCCTGTTCCACGACGGCTGCAATCTCTGCCTGGGCATAGACCGCAGCATGGCCGCCGCCTTCGCGACGCCGCTGCACCGCTACGAATCATTCGACCTCGCGCGGCAGCCCGAGTCCGCCGCCCAGGCCAAGGCGCTCGGCATCACCCGCCTGCCGTCCCTCGTCATCGATGACCGCGTGCTGCGCCTGGAGGATCACTCCCCCATCGAGCACTACGCCTGACCCCCGCGTGGCCGGATCCGGGCCCGCTGCGACGCACCCGCTCTTGAAGGCCGCTGCCCCGTTGAACCATGCAAGGAGCCCATCATGAGCAAACTCACCACCGCATTCGGCGCCCCCGTTCCGGACGACGACAACACCATGACCGCCGGCCGGCGTGGACCGGCGCTGTTGCAGGACGTCTGGTTCCTGGAAAAGATGGCTCACTTCGACCGCGAAGTAATCCCCGAGCGGCGCATGCACGCCAAGGGCGCCGGCGCCTTCGGCACGTTCACCGTCACCCATGACATCACGCGCTACACCAAGGCCAGGATCTTCAGCCAGGTAGGCAAGCGGACCGAGATGTTCGCCCGCTTCTCCACCGTGGCGGGCGAACGCGGCGCAGCCGACGCCGAACGCGACATCCGCGGCTTCGCGCTCAAGTTCTATACCGAGGAAGGCAACTGGGACCTGGTCGGCAACAACACGCCAGTCTTCTTCGTGCGCGACCCGTTGAAGTTCTCCGACCTGAACCGGGCCGTCAAGCGCGATCCCCGCACCGGCATGCGCAGCCCGCAGAACAACTGGGACTACTGGACCCTGCTGCCCGAGACCCTGCATCAGGTGACGCTCATCATGGGCGACCGCGGCATTCCGAAGAGTTACCGCCACATGCATGGCTTCGGCAGCCATACCTATAGCTTCATCAACGCCGCCCGCGAGCGGTTCTGGGTCAAGTTCACCTTCAAGACCCAGCAGGGCATCCAGAACCTGACGGACGCCGAGGCCGGTCAGGTCATCGCCGCAGACCGCGAGAGCAACCAGCGCGACCTGTACGAAGCGATCGAACGCGGCGAGTTCCCGCGCTGGACCCTGTACGTGCAGATCATGCCCGAAGCCGAGGCCCATACCTACCCGCTCAATCCCTTCGATCTGACCAAGGTCTGGCCGCACCGGGATTATCCGTTGATCGAGGTCGGTGTCCTGGAGCTCAATCGAAACCCAGAGAATTTCTTCGCCGAGGTCGAGCAGGCCGCCTTCAGCCCCGCGGTAATCGTGCCCGGCATCGGCTTCTCGCCCGACAAGATGCTGCAGGGCCGCCTGTTCTCGTATGGGGACACGCAGCGCTATCGCCTGGGCGTGAACTATCCGCAGATACCGGTGAACGCGCCGCGCTGCCCGTTTCACAGCTATCACCGCGACGGGGCCATGCGCGTGGATGGCAACGGCGGCAGCACGCCCGCGTATACGCCCAACAGCCATGGCGCGCTGCAGGCGCAGCCGGACTACTCCGAACCGCCGCTGGACCTTAATGGCGCCGCGGCCCGCTGGGACCACAGGGAAGATGCCGACTACTACTCCCAGCCCGGCAACCTGTTCCGCTTGATGGCGGCAGACGAAAAGCAAAGGCTATTCCAAAACACCGCGCGCGCGATCCGCGACGCCTCCAGGGAAGTCATCGAGCGCCACATCGCCAACTGCACACGGGCAGACCCGGCCTACGGGCAAGGCGTGCGCGACGCGGTCATGCAGACGGAACAAGACCATCCGCGGGCCGCCCCCTAGCTTCAAAAAACATCAACCAACCCGCCACGGATAGCCGATACACTGAACTCTCCCATAGCCGGTAAAAAACAGGTGCGCGGCGTACAACCGACGCAGCCTCAGCGGAGACACAGGTGCTTGGATCCCAGTTGATTATCCGTACGCTGCATCGCCTGGGCGTCAAGACCATCTTCAGTCTGTCCGGCAATCAGATCATGCCGCTCTACGATGCCTGTATCGACGCAGGCATCCGCATCATCCACGTGCGGCATGAGGCGGCCGCTGTCTTCATGGCGGATGCGTGGTCCCAGATCACCGGCGAACTAGGCGTCGCGATGCTGACCGCAGCGCCGGGCATCACCAATGGCCTGGCGCCGCTCTATTCGGCGGCACAGGCCGAAAGCCCGGTGCTCCTCATTTCCGGCGACTCCCCGGCAGGGGAAGACGGCATGGGCGCGTTCCAGGAACTGGACCAGGTTTCCATCACCCGTTCCTTGACCAAGCTTTCGCTGCGCCCGCGGACCGTGCAGGAACTCTATCCCGCGCTAGACAGCGCGGTCGCGCAAGCGCTTGCTCCCCGGCGCGGTCCAGTCCATCTGGCTCTGCCTTTCGACCTGATGACTGCGGAGACGGGCTTGGCTGAACTGCCCGCCACTACCCCCAAGCGCGAGCCCGCCGCGATGGACGCAGCCGGCCTGGAACTGCTCGCCGCGTTGGTGAATCCGGCGCAGCGGCCCCTGGTGCTGGCCGGCCCCACCGGCGCACGGCCGCACATGCGCGCAGTTCGCGAAAGGCTGGAAGCAGTGCTAGGCGCGCGCCTCATTCCCATGGAAAGCCCTCGCGGCCTGAAGGACCCTTCCCTGGGTTCCCTGGCCGAACTCATTCCGCAAGCGGACCTCATCGTGCTGGCGGGCAAGTGCCTGGATTTTACGCTGGGCTTCGGCGGCGCCGGCGCGCTGGGCAAGACGGCCCGGATCGTGGCGATAGATCCCGACCCCGCGATGCTGGAACGCGCGGCCCGCCTGCTGGGCGACCGCCTGGCCCTGGCCTTGCAGGGCGATCCCTACGCCGTGCTGCCCGCGTTGCGGGCAGCGCCAGCCCCGGCCGAACGCGCCTCGTGGCGCGCGCGGGTGGACGACGCGCTGCGCAACCGGAACACGCTGGGCGCCACGGCTTGCGCCGAGGGTGCGTTGGGGCCGCGCGCGCTATGTGAGACCGTCCAGACGTTTCTCGCCTCCGCCCCCAACCCGATCCTGGTGTGCGACGGCGGCGAATTCGGCCAGTGGGCGCAGGCTTACTGCCAGGCGCCGGTGCGCATCATCAACGGCATGTCCGGCGCAATCGGCGCGGGCATCTGCTACGCCATCGCCGCCAAGATCGCACAGCCCGACGCCACCGTGGCCGTGCTCATGGGCGATGGCACGGCGGGCTTTCACCTGATGGAGCTGGACACGGCGGCACGCGAACAGGCCGCGATCGTCGCCGTGATCGGCAACGACCTGCGCTGGAACGCGGAACAT
The sequence above is drawn from the Achromobacter xylosoxidans genome and encodes:
- a CDS encoding thioredoxin family protein, with translation MTDPRFDPAQIFQVFGMRHVDTEGFDAAVVQAPGTDLRCVFLWGQDCYNCNIFKQTALLHRDALLELGLTWFEADVYADEALGRRFSLHGVPTFVLYRAGKRLGRVTGWPGLPQFTAAMRRLQETAVEKSGQTS
- the grpE gene encoding nucleotide exchange factor GrpE, which encodes MTAPNEPVDQTPEVGQNADAASAAEDAVQAELNELRAQLDAAQATVNEQQDQLLRIRAEAENVRRRAQEDVSKARKFGIESFAESLVPVKDSLEAALAQPEQTVETLSEGVQVTLKQLTAAFERNLLKEIAPAQGDKFDPHQHQAISSIPAEQPANTVVQLLQKGYAIADRTLRPALVVVSAGQG
- the hemH gene encoding ferrochelatase, whose protein sequence is MFLRLFKYLWPERYLPEPEQEDPFNEDPAPRGPAKVGVLLVNLGTPDTPGKQDIRKYLGEFLSDPRVIEIPRYLWKPILHCLVLTMRPKKLEPRYAGVWMKEGSPLMVYSQRQADGVRAALAEAGIDAVVELGMRYGNPSIPDAISRLRRQGCERILTVPLYPQYAASTTATVVDAVTRHAGRLRDQPELRFIKRFHEEPAYLDALAGRIERYWQEHGKPQKLVMSFHGLPRYSIELGDPYYRDCMETARLLGQRLSLPREQIEVTFQSRFGTARWLEPYTEPTLKALAAAGVTEVDVVCPGFVADCLETLEEISLECRDAFIEAGGKRFRYIPAINDDPAWIAGLADLVARHLQGWPTQITDLKEKAHAA
- the hrcA gene encoding heat-inducible transcriptional repressor HrcA; the protein is MDDRARALLKALIERYIADGQPVGSRTLSKVFDLSPATIRNVMADLEELGLIHSPHTSAGRVPTPRGYRMFVDSLLAVQSYQLEPHNMGEMLAAAEPTRAVNAAAALLSNLTQFAGVVLTPKRAQVFRQIEFIRLSDKRVLLIIVTPDGDVQNRILFVQRDYAEAELLEAGNFFNMHFAGKSFNVVRQTLSTELAQLREDISRLMQAAVEASAEAAEDGDAMVISGERKLLDVTDIASDMDRLRKMFSLFEKKTDLLQLLDVSTRAQGVQIYIGGDSQLVPMEEVSVITAPYGVDGKVVGTLGVIGPTRMAYERVIPIVDITARLLSNALSHNQ
- a CDS encoding NAD kinase, with the protein product MHFPTVALIGRYQDTGLDTPLRALAHALTQAGRQVLIDADTARNTGLTEYPVATLEEIGKTASLAVVMGGDGTVLGASRHLAPYGMPLVGINHGRLGFITDIALQDAHGALARVLEGSFQIEERMLLEGSVWRGDQKMYSASALNDVVLNRAGRGGMIEVRVELDGAFMYTQRADGLIIATPTGSTAYALSANGPILHPGMNAMVLVPVAPQTLSNRPIVIPDSGVLNMTLTAMGRVEVGASVHFDMQTWSDLQPGDRIVVQRAPYTIRFVHPEGYSFFSTLRRKLHWNLMPEASDNVE
- the recN gene encoding DNA repair protein RecN, with the protein product MLRTLHIRDFVIVEQTEIHFGPGFTVFSGETGAGKSILVDALALALGERGDASMLREGAPRADITAVFDTPKGLIAWLQEREIDADTELSLRRVIDAQGRSRAYINGTPATVAQLRELGDSLVDIHGQHAHQSLMRADAQRDLLDAHGGHGELRTAVGQAWKQWRALARQLESAEKDAASLATERDRLQWQVDELDQLNLGPDEWDALQSEHTRLSHAQSLLDGANQILEGLDGEGDSAHHRLTSANHRIQQMLRHDPGLQGVYDELESARIAISEAVSDLNNYVSRVDLDPQRLVAVEARLGLVFETARKFRVEPDALCELRDTLHAQLAALQAAGDIDALRAQAQAAQAQYDAAATKLTTARRKIAKDLGKQVTRAMQTLAMQGGKFEPTLAESAPSAHGNEQVEFLVAGHAGTTPRPLAKVASGGELSRISLALSVIASRAARVPTLIFDEVDSGVGGAVAEAVGKLLRELGERHQVLCVTHLPQVAACANNQFLVSKAESRGATRSSIEELDAPSRVEEIARMLGGIKLTATTREHAREMLEGFGQN
- the fur gene encoding ferric iron uptake transcriptional regulator — encoded protein: MSDQSELKNMGLKATFPRLKILDIFRKSDQRHLSAEDVYRALIGENVEIGLATVYRVLTQFEQAGILARSQFDSGKAVFELNDGDHHDHLICTNCGKVVEFSDPEIEKRQQKIAKDNAFALESHAMVLYGICGSCMKGR
- a CDS encoding outer membrane protein assembly factor BamE; its protein translation is MIARIPSRSLKTGLAVAALAVALAGCSGDKWGFPYKAGVQQGNWITQEQVALLQPGMTREQVRFALGSPTLTSVLHANRWDYPYYYKPGYGDAQERKFTVWFENDRLTRWEGDKQPELQPYQINTPDAVADEKADKRLIEDETRQKEEEDQRKRDSAAPVSPLNQYPGQPGNAPEPLK